From uncultured Flavobacterium sp., one genomic window encodes:
- a CDS encoding PhzF family phenazine biosynthesis protein, producing MEGRTALQYYVLDVFSNESYKGNPLSVVFTDGDLELEIYQNISKEFGYSETSFVYYSTRKKALKVRSFTPTGFEIDGAGHNLLGAVCGALLKGMPIFEEQNESERFVIMKHSAIPLTVSFDPVTFYPVVQMHQKSAVIKQEIPTYRIAVALGLKIEDLDVNAFVPTIVKTEVAHTMVPIKNSQLLNDCVPDNKLLIEISKEYNFEGFYCFTIADENQEHIVETRFFNPIIGIYEDPATGTAAGPLIGFLTQKKFTKSEKEYKILQGVKLKQASMIEVMNREEDILVGGSSTITMKGELYI from the coding sequence ATGGAAGGAAGAACAGCATTACAATATTATGTTTTAGATGTATTCTCAAACGAAAGTTATAAAGGCAATCCGCTGTCTGTAGTTTTTACTGATGGTGATTTAGAATTAGAAATCTATCAAAATATATCCAAAGAATTTGGTTACTCTGAAACTTCGTTTGTCTATTATTCCACCAGGAAAAAAGCGCTAAAAGTTCGTTCGTTTACTCCAACAGGCTTCGAAATAGATGGTGCAGGGCACAACTTGTTAGGTGCAGTTTGCGGCGCTTTACTAAAAGGAATGCCCATTTTTGAAGAGCAGAATGAAAGTGAGCGTTTTGTAATTATGAAACATTCAGCAATTCCGTTAACCGTAAGTTTTGATCCTGTTACTTTTTATCCTGTTGTACAAATGCATCAAAAATCGGCAGTGATCAAACAAGAAATCCCAACTTATAGAATTGCGGTAGCTCTAGGTTTAAAAATTGAAGATTTAGATGTAAATGCTTTTGTTCCAACAATAGTCAAAACAGAAGTCGCACACACAATGGTTCCTATAAAAAACAGTCAATTACTCAATGATTGTGTTCCGGACAATAAACTCTTAATTGAGATTTCAAAAGAATATAATTTTGAAGGATTTTATTGTTTCACCATTGCTGATGAAAACCAAGAACATATAGTCGAAACGAGATTTTTTAACCCTATTATCGGAATATATGAAGATCCGGCGACAGGAACGGCTGCAGGTCCTTTAATTGGCTTTTTAACGCAAAAGAAATTCACTAAATCCGAAAAGGAATATAAAATTCTTCAGGGCGTAAAATTAAAACAGGCATCAATGATTGAAGTTATGAATCGTGAAGAAGATATTTTGGTAGGCGGTTCTTCGACAATTACGATGAAAGGAGAACTTTATATATAA
- a CDS encoding DUF664 domain-containing protein, translating into MKKIPLLVLFLSFVLAQAQTEKVVSSDWTSFNQTIAIQTSVKKKFRVIASIKVETTEPKSWAGVWARVDTKNDEDGFFDNMSDRPVKSKEWQSYTVEGTIDENSKSLSFGGLCLYNGKFYFDKFELFIENDKGVFEPLAVLNSSFEAPIKDGNIPKWNFGISKDAVVKVKEYKITLDKSSADGKVSLLMEGSGIKPRQEARIGNVEGASPKIGDMISMLEDLKGRVERAVKSMNQYEIDYLHDEQANRIGALVMHLAAAEKYYQVFTFENRGFNEEEKKKWQTALDLDQGGRDEFKGHDIQYYLDIYNEVRAKTISELKKRDDAWFAEVQTRYDMTNQYCWFHVMEHQSSHLGQILFLKKRIPPQQKQTLPQEIKR; encoded by the coding sequence ATGAAAAAAATACCACTTTTAGTATTGTTTTTGAGTTTTGTCTTAGCACAGGCTCAAACCGAAAAAGTTGTTTCGAGCGATTGGACTTCTTTCAATCAGACGATTGCTATTCAAACTTCTGTAAAGAAAAAATTTAGAGTAATTGCTTCGATTAAAGTAGAAACGACTGAACCAAAATCATGGGCGGGTGTTTGGGCTCGCGTAGATACTAAAAATGATGAAGACGGTTTTTTCGACAATATGAGTGACAGACCGGTAAAATCAAAAGAATGGCAATCATATACTGTTGAAGGAACGATTGATGAAAATAGCAAATCACTAAGTTTTGGAGGTTTATGTTTGTATAACGGAAAATTCTATTTTGATAAATTTGAATTATTTATCGAAAATGATAAAGGTGTTTTTGAGCCTTTAGCGGTTTTAAATTCAAGTTTTGAAGCTCCAATAAAAGATGGAAATATTCCCAAATGGAATTTCGGAATCTCTAAAGATGCCGTTGTTAAAGTTAAAGAATATAAAATCACTTTGGATAAATCAAGCGCAGACGGGAAAGTTAGTTTACTGATGGAAGGAAGTGGCATAAAACCAAGGCAAGAAGCTAGAATTGGAAATGTTGAGGGGGCTTCGCCAAAAATTGGCGACATGATATCGATGCTCGAAGATCTTAAAGGTCGTGTTGAGAGAGCGGTAAAGAGCATGAACCAATATGAAATTGATTATTTGCATGATGAACAAGCCAATAGAATTGGTGCATTAGTAATGCACTTGGCTGCTGCCGAAAAGTATTATCAGGTTTTTACTTTTGAGAATAGAGGTTTTAACGAAGAAGAAAAGAAAAAATGGCAGACAGCTCTAGACTTAGATCAAGGCGGCCGTGACGAATTTAAAGGACATGATATACAATATTATTTAGATATCTATAATGAAGTTAGGGCAAAAACCATTTCTGAATTAAAGAAAAGAGACGATGCATGGTTTGCTGAAGTTCAAACAAGATATGACATGACAAATCAGTATTGTTGGTTTCACGTTATGGAGCATCAATCGAGTCATTTAGGACAAATTTTATTTTTAAAGAAACGAATTCCGCCTCAACAAAAACAAACATTGCCACAGGAAATAAAAAGATAA
- the metG gene encoding methionine--tRNA ligase, which yields MIQNPKRYTITAALPYTNGPIHIGHLAGVYVPADIYSRYLRLQGKDVAFICGSDEHGVAISMKAKKEGITPQEVIDKYDGIIRKSFADFGISFDNYSRTSAKIHHDTASEFFRTLYDKGDFIEEITEQLYDAKANQFLADRFVVGTCPKCGNDGAYGDQCENCGSTLNATDLINPKSTITGETPILKETKHWFLPLDRYTEFLTEWILVGHKNDWKPNVYGQVKSWVDGGLEPRAVTRDLDWGIDVPVEGAEGKKLYVWFDAPIGYISSTKEWAAREGKDWEPYWKDEDTKLVHFIGKDNIVFHCIIFPAMLKAEGSYILPDNVPANEFLNLEGNKLSTSKNWAVWLHEYLEEFPEKQDVLRYALTSNAPETKDNDFTWKDFQARNNNELVAIFGNFINRVVVLTNKYYDGFIPTPNELSEVDENALAELKAYPAVISSSVERYRFREALGELMNVARLGNKYLADEEPWKVMKDNPERVKTQMYVALQIAAALSILAEPFLPFTAAKLSRILKNEGKLNWNDVSENSELIPEGHQIGEAELLFAKIEDEEIQKQIDKLEATKTANLAENKQPEPQKDLIQYEDFAKMDLRVGTIIEAEKMPKANKLLVLKIDTGIDVRTIVSGIAESFSPEEIIGKRVTVLANLAPRALRGVESQGMILMTTNAEGKLVFVNPDTDAPNGEAIN from the coding sequence ATGATACAAAATCCAAAGAGATATACTATTACGGCAGCATTGCCTTACACCAACGGACCTATACATATTGGGCATTTGGCGGGGGTTTACGTGCCTGCAGATATTTATTCGAGATATTTACGTTTGCAAGGAAAAGACGTTGCGTTTATTTGCGGAAGTGATGAACATGGCGTTGCAATTTCGATGAAAGCCAAAAAAGAAGGAATTACACCACAAGAAGTTATTGATAAATATGACGGAATTATTAGAAAATCATTTGCTGATTTTGGAATTTCGTTTGATAATTATTCTCGAACTTCGGCTAAAATTCATCATGATACGGCTTCGGAATTCTTTAGAACGTTGTATGATAAAGGCGATTTTATTGAAGAAATTACCGAGCAATTGTATGATGCAAAAGCAAATCAGTTTCTGGCAGATCGTTTTGTGGTTGGAACTTGCCCTAAATGTGGTAATGACGGAGCTTATGGCGATCAATGCGAAAATTGCGGATCGACTTTGAACGCTACGGATTTGATTAATCCAAAATCGACAATTACAGGAGAAACTCCAATTTTAAAAGAAACTAAACACTGGTTTTTGCCTCTTGACCGTTATACTGAATTCTTGACTGAATGGATTCTGGTTGGTCATAAAAACGACTGGAAACCTAATGTTTACGGACAAGTTAAATCTTGGGTTGATGGCGGACTTGAGCCTCGTGCGGTAACGCGTGACCTTGATTGGGGAATTGATGTTCCGGTTGAAGGTGCTGAAGGAAAAAAATTATACGTTTGGTTTGATGCGCCTATCGGATATATTTCGTCTACTAAAGAATGGGCAGCCCGCGAAGGAAAAGACTGGGAACCATATTGGAAAGATGAAGACACGAAACTGGTTCATTTTATTGGGAAAGACAATATTGTTTTTCACTGTATTATTTTCCCTGCGATGCTTAAAGCCGAAGGAAGCTATATTTTGCCGGATAATGTTCCTGCAAATGAGTTTTTGAATTTGGAAGGAAACAAACTTTCGACTTCTAAAAACTGGGCGGTTTGGTTGCATGAGTATTTAGAAGAATTTCCGGAGAAACAAGATGTTTTGCGTTATGCATTAACTTCTAACGCTCCAGAAACTAAGGATAATGATTTTACATGGAAAGATTTCCAAGCGAGAAATAACAACGAATTGGTTGCAATTTTCGGGAATTTTATTAATCGTGTTGTGGTTTTAACCAATAAATATTACGACGGATTTATTCCAACGCCTAATGAATTATCTGAGGTTGACGAAAATGCTTTGGCAGAATTAAAAGCGTATCCAGCTGTGATTTCAAGTTCGGTTGAGCGTTACAGATTCCGTGAAGCTTTGGGCGAATTGATGAATGTTGCGCGTTTAGGAAATAAATATCTTGCCGATGAAGAGCCTTGGAAAGTTATGAAAGACAATCCGGAGCGTGTAAAAACTCAAATGTATGTAGCGTTGCAAATTGCTGCAGCTTTGAGCATTCTTGCTGAACCATTCTTGCCTTTTACTGCGGCTAAATTGTCAAGAATTCTGAAAAATGAAGGTAAATTGAATTGGAATGACGTTTCTGAAAATTCAGAATTGATTCCGGAAGGTCATCAAATTGGTGAAGCCGAATTATTATTCGCAAAAATCGAAGACGAAGAAATACAAAAACAAATAGATAAATTGGAAGCTACAAAAACCGCTAATCTTGCAGAAAACAAACAACCGGAACCTCAAAAAGATTTAATTCAGTATGAGGATTTCGCTAAAATGGATTTACGTGTTGGAACTATTATTGAAGCCGAAAAAATGCCAAAAGCAAACAAACTTCTGGTTCTTAAAATTGATACCGGAATTGATGTTCGCACAATTGTTTCTGGAATTGCCGAAAGCTTTTCGCCAGAAGAAATCATCGGTAAACGTGTTACAGTTCTTGCAAACTTAGCGCCAAGAGCTTTACGCGGAGTTGAAAGCCAAGGTATGATCTTAATGACAACAAACGCCGAAGGAAAACTAGTATTCGTAAATCCTGATACTGACGCTCCAAATGGTGAAGCGATAAACTAA
- a CDS encoding CDGSH iron-sulfur domain-containing protein has translation MSKTKLIINKNGSIKIEGDFEIMDSEGAVYGLQGRSALGLCRCGLSANKPFCDGGHRNNFEHESKAFDLPPMKTN, from the coding sequence ATGAGCAAGACAAAATTAATCATCAATAAAAACGGATCTATAAAAATCGAAGGTGACTTTGAAATCATGGATTCTGAAGGAGCTGTTTACGGACTTCAAGGGAGATCTGCATTAGGACTTTGCCGTTGCGGATTATCTGCAAACAAACCATTTTGCGATGGCGGACATAGAAATAACTTCGAGCACGAGTCAAAAGCATTTGATTTACCGCCAATGAAAACAAACTAA
- a CDS encoding DMT family transporter, producing MKLTKPRLALICGILCISIFPILIKLRLAPGLISAFYRMTFAVILLLPYVLITKSFKLPNTKFLLLAALCGILFSSDVAVWNIAIQDSSATQASLLTNLSPLWVGIGSFFFLKIKPATNFWIGTVVSLFGMITLVGFSFFLDLNFDQAFLFAVLSGILYSIYLLVSKNVLSEVDILSFMTISLFTSSIYLGILCYCLDQPFTGFSDTGWFVLVLQAIICQLCAWLSISYATQHMRATRVSLSLLSQAVITSILAWLFLEEQITLQMVLGGIILLFGIRITFYDKTISLKNLFSKN from the coding sequence ATGAAACTCACCAAACCAAGATTAGCCTTAATCTGTGGAATACTTTGTATTTCGATATTCCCCATATTGATAAAACTTAGATTAGCACCCGGATTAATCTCGGCTTTTTATCGAATGACTTTTGCGGTGATTTTACTTTTGCCTTATGTGCTTATTACAAAAAGCTTCAAACTCCCAAACACAAAATTCTTGCTTTTGGCAGCACTTTGTGGTATTTTATTCTCTTCGGATGTTGCGGTTTGGAATATCGCCATTCAGGATTCAAGCGCGACTCAGGCTTCGTTGTTGACGAATTTATCACCACTTTGGGTTGGGATAGGTTCTTTCTTCTTCTTGAAAATAAAACCGGCAACTAATTTCTGGATTGGAACAGTAGTTTCTTTATTCGGAATGATCACTTTGGTTGGTTTTAGCTTTTTTCTAGATTTGAATTTTGATCAGGCTTTTCTATTTGCGGTTTTGTCCGGAATCTTATATTCGATTTATCTATTGGTCAGCAAAAATGTACTTTCAGAAGTTGATATATTATCGTTTATGACCATTAGTTTATTCACTTCGAGTATTTACTTAGGAATTCTTTGTTATTGTTTAGATCAGCCTTTTACAGGATTCTCAGATACAGGCTGGTTTGTCTTGGTGCTGCAAGCGATTATTTGTCAATTGTGTGCCTGGCTTTCGATTAGTTACGCAACGCAGCACATGCGGGCAACAAGGGTTTCGCTAAGTTTATTAAGTCAGGCTGTAATTACATCGATTTTAGCTTGGTTGTTTTTGGAAGAACAAATAACTTTACAAATGGTTTTAGGCGGAATCATTTTGCTTTTCGGAATTAGAATTACTTTTTACGATAAAACAATTTCATTAAAGAACTTGTTTTCGAAGAATTAG
- a CDS encoding ATP-binding protein — protein MSFKDETEFNMLPAKGNGSRQLTNHIKKTKSGVEVLKTAAIYGANAAGKSNLVRAIAFLKSIVINDVELLVPQSKRFRLDPAYRDKSSTFRIEYEYEGIHFDYAVEIFKGKIKQEWLYLINSIKKNQEELLFKRENKEVEFGEYFKDKNDLLFAKKFLKKELKENETVLNNCYLLFENNKILDKICESFTKLHLVFPNSINIEFTKSVLLGTKKLDFANKILLNSKTGIEKIVLRKIESDLFFGLDDVNVKNNLIDELESSIQKGDSEKKEKVIVFTYRNKYYTLVKENGKYFVFILCAKHENSNLTFDFHEESDGTNRLFELAPAFEELLYEDDFVYIIDELERSMHPLLAKELLRTYSLNSKTNSQLIFTTHESHLLDDNLLRRDEIWFTEKKSDGSTEFYPLSNFNPRGDKVLERGYLEGRYGGIPFLGDFSKLITEEIPL, from the coding sequence ATGTCTTTTAAAGATGAGACAGAATTCAATATGCTTCCTGCAAAAGGAAATGGGTCTCGTCAACTTACCAATCACATAAAAAAAACTAAATCAGGAGTTGAAGTATTAAAAACTGCGGCAATCTATGGCGCAAATGCTGCGGGAAAAAGTAACTTAGTAAGGGCAATTGCATTCTTAAAATCTATTGTTATAAATGATGTTGAACTATTAGTACCTCAAAGCAAAAGATTCAGACTTGATCCAGCATATCGCGATAAATCATCCACTTTTAGAATTGAATATGAATATGAAGGAATTCATTTTGATTATGCAGTAGAAATTTTTAAAGGAAAAATTAAACAAGAATGGCTTTACTTAATAAATTCAATAAAAAAAAACCAAGAAGAATTATTATTCAAAAGAGAAAATAAAGAAGTCGAATTTGGAGAATATTTTAAAGATAAAAACGATTTATTATTTGCTAAGAAATTTCTAAAGAAAGAACTTAAAGAAAATGAGACTGTTTTAAATAATTGTTATTTACTTTTTGAAAACAATAAAATTTTAGATAAAATCTGCGAATCTTTTACTAAACTCCATTTAGTATTTCCAAATTCGATAAATATTGAATTTACTAAATCTGTTTTATTAGGAACCAAAAAATTAGATTTTGCTAATAAAATACTCCTAAACAGCAAAACAGGGATTGAAAAAATTGTGCTAAGAAAAATAGAATCAGATTTATTTTTTGGCTTAGACGATGTGAATGTAAAAAACAATCTTATTGACGAACTAGAATCCAGTATTCAAAAAGGTGATAGTGAAAAAAAGGAAAAAGTAATTGTTTTTACATATAGAAATAAATATTATACTCTGGTAAAAGAAAATGGCAAATATTTTGTTTTTATCCTATGTGCCAAACATGAAAATTCTAACTTAACGTTTGATTTTCACGAAGAATCTGACGGTACAAATCGTCTTTTTGAACTTGCTCCAGCTTTCGAAGAATTATTGTATGAGGATGATTTTGTATATATCATTGATGAACTAGAAAGAAGTATGCATCCTTTATTGGCTAAAGAACTCTTAAGAACATATTCACTAAATTCTAAAACTAATAGTCAATTAATTTTCACTACCCATGAAAGTCATCTATTAGATGATAATTTACTTAGACGAGATGAGATTTGGTTTACAGAAAAAAAATCTGATGGTAGTACTGAATTTTATCCGTTAAGCAATTTCAATCCAAGGGGAGACAAAGTTTTAGAAAGAGGCTATTTAGAGGGAAGATATGGAGGAATTCCATTTTTAGGAGATTTTTCCAAATTAATTACAGAAGAAATTCCTTTATAA
- a CDS encoding RloB family protein gives MERKRYTLDDYNKEESFKDATKFFVVYEGEDKEPKYFGTFNNLFFEPKKASILHVFEKDTNVKGSQPKKLIERAKSFIENPPKSLPVTPSVDDKFRFVLDVDQHPKEEYPELKEYCKSLIDADLFISNYCFEIWLLFHLDEPENILCKTSKESKTELGTKHTDSKIKNYPKGYLTPEYILKAIERAEKADLNKDDYFPEEKSTKVYLLMKELLKYSTINIEVIDPKIIKNP, from the coding sequence ATGGAGCGTAAGAGATATACATTAGATGATTACAATAAAGAAGAATCATTTAAAGATGCAACTAAATTCTTCGTTGTTTATGAAGGAGAAGACAAGGAACCCAAATATTTCGGAACTTTTAATAATTTATTTTTTGAACCTAAAAAAGCAAGCATCTTACACGTGTTTGAAAAAGACACTAATGTCAAAGGTTCTCAACCAAAAAAATTAATTGAGCGTGCCAAATCTTTCATTGAAAATCCACCTAAAAGTTTACCCGTTACCCCATCGGTAGATGACAAATTTAGATTTGTACTTGATGTAGATCAACACCCAAAAGAAGAATATCCTGAATTAAAAGAATATTGTAAAAGTCTAATTGATGCGGATTTATTTATAAGTAATTATTGTTTCGAGATATGGCTATTATTTCATTTAGATGAACCAGAAAATATTTTATGTAAAACTAGTAAAGAATCAAAAACAGAACTTGGAACAAAACATACAGATTCAAAAATTAAAAACTATCCTAAAGGATATTTAACTCCTGAATATATCTTAAAAGCTATCGAAAGAGCGGAAAAAGCAGATTTAAACAAAGATGATTATTTTCCTGAGGAAAAATCAACGAAAGTCTACTTATTAATGAAGGAGCTTCTTAAGTATTCAACAATAAATATTGAAGTTATTGATCCTAAAATAATAAAAAACCCTTAG
- a CDS encoding YdeI/OmpD-associated family protein has protein sequence MNPTFFATQEKFREWLEKHHQKETELLVGFYKVNSKKPSMSWSESVDQALCFGWIDGVRKSIDEESYTIRFTPRKKTSIWSAINIKKIEALTKAGLMREAGIKAFEFRSEERSKIYSHENEAYVLNPEFEKQFKANKTAWEYFNNQAPSYKKVIIHVIMSAKQEKTRLSRLEKAIKFSAEGKRML, from the coding sequence ATGAACCCAACCTTCTTCGCAACCCAAGAAAAATTTAGAGAATGGTTAGAAAAGCATCATCAAAAAGAAACAGAACTTTTAGTTGGTTTCTATAAAGTGAATAGCAAAAAACCATCAATGTCCTGGTCAGAATCTGTAGATCAGGCGCTTTGTTTTGGATGGATTGATGGCGTTCGGAAATCTATTGACGAAGAAAGTTATACCATCAGGTTTACGCCCAGAAAAAAAACCAGTATTTGGAGTGCTATAAATATTAAAAAAATCGAAGCACTCACAAAAGCCGGGTTGATGAGAGAAGCCGGAATAAAAGCTTTCGAATTCAGATCTGAAGAAAGATCTAAAATTTACTCGCACGAAAATGAAGCGTATGTTCTCAATCCTGAGTTCGAAAAGCAATTTAAAGCCAATAAAACAGCTTGGGAATATTTCAACAATCAGGCGCCATCGTACAAAAAAGTAATAATTCACGTAATTATGAGTGCCAAACAAGAAAAAACCAGGCTTTCAAGATTAGAGAAAGCAATAAAATTTAGCGCCGAAGGAAAACGAATGTTATAA
- a CDS encoding patatin-like phospholipase family protein, with translation MRYKYCQILLFLFFQIGFSQSKINLFSEINYNSIPAVSLSDYKSVQERDIKYQNPNIALGIGISGGGSRAQFFSMGVLLGLEEIKESYGERNFLNEIDYYSTVSGGCFSAGYYLTILKNKLFYDNCTFNEFYFSKADAYKDYVDKSANILSLLNNSRNEKGDKISMTQRIDSDILQYDAGNPDNTNKFGSQMLLSDFFVSKTSNQAPSLPMFVANGTAFNNGERIPFMPHIIRGLNLNSSLAPNKADIALNENKINDGYNFPVTYAITASSAFPGVLPKVKFGVKNKDKILCIVDGGASDNMGYKTLVELLHNDTKVDDKNKKAVFIDCLGQGKKEPYVNDAKIKLISLFETASLYTVQTRYMTFDKDVENTFERYKIPVSNYQIIGFTTIRDHLLKLDKDQSYENLVIELKNTNDDSSSWARLFVNFKQELLSEFGVDAFKKDKDGEVIVATLDKEKFSELSPSQILLLYEYASHVETKLRITPEEREMLLLSGRFATYLKTDELRELLVEHK, from the coding sequence ATGAGATATAAATACTGCCAGATATTGCTTTTCCTTTTTTTTCAAATAGGGTTTTCTCAAAGTAAAATCAATCTGTTTTCAGAAATCAATTATAACTCAATTCCTGCCGTATCATTAAGCGATTATAAATCGGTACAGGAACGCGATATTAAATATCAGAATCCCAATATTGCCTTAGGAATCGGGATTTCGGGTGGTGGTTCGCGAGCGCAGTTTTTTAGTATGGGTGTGCTTTTAGGATTAGAAGAGATTAAGGAAAGTTATGGTGAACGCAATTTTCTAAATGAAATCGATTATTATTCAACCGTTTCTGGAGGCTGTTTTTCGGCAGGATATTATTTGACGATTCTAAAGAATAAATTGTTTTATGACAATTGTACCTTCAACGAATTTTATTTTTCTAAAGCCGATGCTTATAAAGACTACGTAGATAAATCGGCCAATATTCTATCACTTCTAAACAATAGTCGAAACGAAAAAGGAGATAAGATATCAATGACGCAGCGAATAGATTCGGATATTTTACAATACGACGCTGGTAATCCTGATAATACCAATAAATTTGGATCTCAAATGTTATTGTCGGATTTTTTTGTTTCAAAAACCAGTAATCAAGCGCCTTCTTTACCCATGTTTGTTGCCAACGGAACCGCTTTTAACAATGGCGAACGCATTCCGTTCATGCCTCATATTATTAGAGGTTTAAATCTCAATTCGTCTTTGGCTCCAAATAAAGCAGATATTGCATTGAATGAAAATAAGATAAACGACGGATATAATTTTCCGGTTACTTATGCCATAACGGCGAGTTCGGCTTTTCCGGGAGTACTTCCAAAAGTGAAATTTGGAGTAAAAAACAAAGATAAAATATTATGTATTGTCGATGGCGGTGCTTCAGACAATATGGGTTACAAAACCTTGGTAGAATTGCTTCATAACGATACTAAAGTAGACGATAAAAACAAAAAAGCAGTTTTTATTGATTGTTTGGGACAAGGAAAAAAAGAACCTTATGTAAATGACGCCAAAATCAAGTTAATTTCGTTGTTTGAAACCGCATCTTTATACACTGTTCAAACCCGATATATGACTTTTGATAAAGATGTCGAAAATACTTTTGAGCGTTACAAAATACCGGTTTCAAATTATCAAATTATTGGTTTTACAACTATTCGCGATCATTTATTAAAATTGGATAAAGATCAGTCTTATGAAAATTTGGTAATCGAATTAAAGAACACAAATGACGATTCGAGCAGTTGGGCAAGATTATTTGTCAATTTTAAGCAAGAACTTCTCAGTGAATTTGGTGTAGATGCTTTCAAAAAAGACAAAGACGGCGAAGTAATCGTTGCGACATTAGATAAAGAAAAGTTTAGTGAATTATCTCCTAGTCAAATTTTACTTTTATACGAATACGCTTCACATGTTGAAACCAAATTAAGAATTACACCCGAAGAAAGAGAAATGTTATTGCTTTCAGGACGTTTTGCGACATATTTAAAAACGGATGAATTGAGAGAATTGCTGGTTGAGCATAAATAA